From Lasioglossum baleicum unplaced genomic scaffold, iyLasBale1 scaffold2638, whole genome shotgun sequence, the proteins below share one genomic window:
- the LOC143221543 gene encoding uncharacterized protein LOC143221543: MSISAPKCTAFPVVPTKGSYFVKDPGLFFSGGERVPYASAETRNRYLGISFTPWTGIDLGAEDSRSWRLYAFSSSLKSGLSFLNNPDPAIQAFARATGLEAKLRSQARAARLNWPVASVKQVDKWKADAKKRELQLWGECTAQGKAVHNYKNDRIGNAWLYNPTLLKPSRFLTALRLRTDTAGNRVAINRATPLPVAVL, from the exons ATGTCTATTTCGGCACCTAAATGCACAGCCTTCCCAGTGGTGCCGACAAAAGGTTCCTACTTCGTTAAAGATCCTGGGCTGTTTTTCAGTGGTGGAGAGCGTGTCCCGTATGCGAGTGCGGAGACACGCAACAGATACTTAGGGATATCTTTTACTCCCTGGACTGGGATAGACCTCGGCGCCGAG GATTCCCGAAGCTGGAGATTATATGCGTTTAGCTCCAGCTTAAAGTCAGGATTATCATTCCTCAATAATCCTGACCCTGCCATACAAGCTTTCGCGCGGGCAACCGGTCTCGAAGCTAAGCTCCGAAGTCAGGCAAGGGCGGCCCGACTCAATTGGCCGGTTGCGTCGGTCAAACAGGTCGACAAATGGAAGGCAGACGCAAAAAAGCGAGAGCTACAACTGTGGGGGGAGTGTACCGCTCAAGGGAAGGCGGTACACAACTATAAGAACGACCGCATTGGTAATGCGTGGCTCTACAATCCAACCCTATTGAAACCGTCACGATTTTTAACAGCCCTGCGACTCCGGACCGACACCGCAGGGAATAGGGTTGCGATTAATAGAGCCACCCCCCTACCGGTCGCTGTGCTGTAA